In Eupeodes corollae chromosome 3, idEupCoro1.1, whole genome shotgun sequence, a single genomic region encodes these proteins:
- the LOC129951757 gene encoding golgin subfamily B member 1 codes for MELEKEVDLHQKIAEIKKRILLTEGQKTANAAEWQKQNRINAETLATLKKENKELTTQVVMLKNPINRRMGKDEEIEPGGGLKPLYPVGAKSPEEAVFLMDLKITENRKQLDLLRHRFQVRQRHFNKLMTHYEDLLAFKEHQSKEVGGKPPETLEEDANRKLVIQLENEIHRKNVKWIEAEHIKKKYKSIQSSLMADAERFERSLKELEEALAEQHTEINRLQQVHNEALEMREVAKVILQRHEQQANTSLKIRERQALDFRKQVESRKMELERIGRKLFTDAKTFVHQDSIGSSSGDQQTGKIENDDDPNSQLQNVTEEMDTLFKELMEVTGATSPPNVLERFVSQKESSVRLTYLRNAAESEKTELENQRENLTKELESSKFSEMKESEVNQEVVEKLKLEITNMNKERQKNEESAEKTIGVIKFIQDRLRDMIYKLQEVDESDVNIVEKDKSISAQSLPDYLVNDATDEDLIDILKAKLEKNLQAQDEKEVEDLQKSSDVEIDELAVRLEQTPSLIAEDKPQPMPMCYYNLISGRATRTLGTSSGSPEQGPAPAVTDDESEVPSRNFLKRQSVVIVDTKSRRKAYRPVPQRRK; via the exons taaagaaaaggattCTTCTCACAG AGGGTCAAAAAACAGCCAACGCTGCAGAATGGCAAAAACAAAATCGCATCAATGCAGAAACTTTGGCTACTctcaaaaaggaaaacaaagaaCTCACTACACAGGTGGTAATGCTGAAAAATCCCATCAATCGACGAATGGGTAAGGATGAAGAAATCGAACCGGGTGGGGGATTAAAACCACTTTATCCGGTTGGGGCAAAAAGTCCCGAAGAAGCAGTTTTCTTGATGGATCTGAAAATCACTGAGAATCGCAAGCAATTGGACTTGTTAAGGCATAGATTTCAAGTCAGACAGAGgcatttcaataaattgatgaCACATTATGAAGACTTATTAGCTTTTAAGGAGCATCAGTCTAAAGAAGTCGGTGGTAAACCACCCGAAACACTGGAAGAGGATGCAAATCGAAAG ctgGTGATTCAATTAGAAAATGAGATTCACCGAAAAAACGTCAAATGGATTGAAGCGGAACACATTAAGAAGAAATATAAGTCCATTCAGTCATCACTCATGGCCGATGCTGAAAGATTCGAACGGTCTTTGAAAGAGCTAGAGGAGGCTTTAGCAGAACAACATACAGAAATAAATCGACTTCAG CAAGTTCACAATGAAGCACTCGAGATGCGTGAAGTTGCCAAAGTTATTCTCCAACGACATGAACAACAAGCAAATACTTCTCTCAAAATTCGAGAACGTCAAGCTTTGGATTTTCGCAAACAAGTCGAAAGTCGTAAAATGGAACTCGAGCGCATTGGTCGTAAACTATTTACAGATGCAAAGACATTTGTCCATCAGGACAGCATTGGATCGAGTTCGGGTGACCAACAGACTGGCAAAATCGAAAATGACGATGATCCAAATTCTCAGTTACAAAATGTTACCGAAGAAATGGACACATTGTTCAAGGAACTTATGGAAGTCACTGGAGCCACATCCCCACCGAATGTTCTCGAACGATTTGTATCACAAAAGGAATCATCTGTGCGATTAACATATCTTCGTAATGCTGCCGAGTCTGAAAAAACGGAATTAGAAAATCAACGTGAGAATCTAACCAAAGAATTGGAATCATCGAAATTTTCCGAGATGAAAGAAAGTGAAGT AAATCAAGAAGTTGTTGAGAAGCTAAAGCTGGAAATCACCAACATGAATAAGGAAAGGCAGAAGAACGAAGAGTCAGCTGAAAAGACTATTGGAGTTATAAAGTTCATCCAAGATAGACTTCGGGATATGATATATAAGTTACAAGAAGTTGATGAGAGTGATGTGAATATTGTGGAGAAGGACAAGTCTATATCAGCTCAAAGTCTACCGGACTATCTGGTTAACGATGCCACTGATGAAGACTTAATTGAT ATACTCAAAGCAAAACTAGAGAAGAACTTACAAGCTCAAGACGAGAAAGAAGTTGAAGATCTACAAAAATCCAGTGATGTTGAA ATTGACGAACTTGCTGTGCGTCTTGAGCAAACTCCTTCTTTAATCGCCGAAGATAAGCCCCAACCAATGCCGATGTGTTACTATAACCTCATATCAGGTCGTGCCACCCGGACTTTGGGAACATCATCTGGTTCTCCCGAACAAGGTCCAGCACCAg CTGTTACTGACGACGAAAGTGAAGTTCCATCAAGAAATTTCCTTAAGCGACAATCAGTTGTCATTGTTGATACCAAGTCAAGGCGTAAGGCATATCGTCCCGTTCCACAGAGAAGAAAGTAA